One window of Metamycoplasma arthritidis genomic DNA carries:
- a CDS encoding 4'-phosphopantetheinyl transferase superfamily protein, which yields MIGIDATRISRFKNFKDHQLVKFLHPNELIECKKAPNFAKYIATRWALKEAIFKCDNTFSSFSEIEIIKDQSGRYKFLDFALSTTNEDDLLIAIAQKQ from the coding sequence ATGATTGGTATCGATGCTACAAGAATTAGCCGTTTTAAAAATTTTAAAGATCATCAGCTTGTAAAATTCCTGCATCCAAATGAACTAATTGAGTGTAAAAAAGCGCCTAATTTTGCTAAATACATTGCAACTAGATGAGCCCTAAAAGAGGCAATTTTTAAATGCGATAACACTTTTAGTAGTTTCTCAGAAATTGAAATAATCAAGGATCAAAGCGGGCGATATAAGTTTCTTGATTTTGCACTTTCAACTACTAATGAAGATGACTTGTTGATTGCTATCGCACAAAAACAATAG
- a CDS encoding lysophospholipid acyltransferase family protein: protein MKLQTKLFWNSLPLWITYLTLKTKASRNIKMPEYYTKTERNKICQTKFAKILKYFGITLKVEGFDNVPNSPCLIVPNHSTYFDALIMTVALSNLGNGEKVSKRVNFIAKSEVARKKSIQKIAQLLDTYYLDFSKPRELLSVLFEFGNAVKANKTCGVVFAEGTRSRDGKLGEFQTGAFKLAQSCYLPIVPVTINNAANALDMKRDSKLEIEVIFHPQIKPITFQTIASRDLADQVKNIIASRYVDQTITSKETIKNTYSKKKVNK, encoded by the coding sequence ATGAAATTACAAACCAAACTTTTTTGAAATTCGCTACCATTATGAATAACTTATTTAACGCTTAAAACAAAAGCTTCACGTAATATCAAAATGCCTGAATATTACACTAAAACCGAACGGAACAAAATTTGCCAAACAAAATTTGCCAAGATTTTAAAGTATTTTGGCATCACTTTAAAAGTCGAGGGTTTTGATAATGTTCCTAATAGCCCATGTTTAATTGTTCCCAATCACTCAACCTATTTTGATGCTTTAATTATGACTGTTGCTTTGTCAAACCTTGGCAATGGTGAAAAAGTTAGCAAACGGGTTAACTTTATAGCCAAGAGTGAAGTAGCTAGGAAAAAAAGTATTCAAAAAATTGCTCAATTATTAGATACATATTATTTGGATTTTTCTAAACCCCGCGAACTTTTAAGTGTTCTATTTGAATTTGGTAACGCCGTTAAAGCAAACAAAACATGTGGCGTAGTTTTTGCCGAAGGAACCCGCAGTAGAGATGGTAAGTTAGGCGAATTTCAAACCGGCGCTTTTAAGTTGGCACAATCATGTTACTTGCCTATTGTACCAGTTACTATTAATAACGCGGCTAATGCATTAGATATGAAAAGAGATAGCAAACTAGAAATTGAAGTTATCTTTCATCCTCAAATTAAACCGATTACTTTTCAAACTATTGCTTCACGCGATCTTGCTGATCAAGTCAAAAATATCATTGCCTCACGATATGTTGACCAAACAATCACCTCAAAAGAAACAATCAAAAACACTTATTCAAAGAAAAAGGTGAATAAATAA
- a CDS encoding segregation/condensation protein A, whose translation MSQKPTIREISLEPEKNIASETIKPQEITIGDRHNFKIGDFDGPLDLLVTLIKEKNIDIFDVDLFELSTQYLNIIKHLQTYEIDLASEYLVMAATLLQLKARMVLQDPTIEEEIKEEKKRLLEQIAEYEKFKQISQVLRQQELIRDNFFTKEPEETGQYEREIDETVLDGHANSSRLVVALRKMFERTYAEMIRSIKISTVAVSPEEQKERIIALFKTKDSLDFREVFNVPTIGHFVITLLAVLDLARQQIVVIEQDGEDANIRFKKGVEYEE comes from the coding sequence ATGTCGCAAAAACCGACTATTAGAGAAATTTCTCTAGAACCAGAGAAAAATATTGCTTCTGAGACAATTAAGCCACAAGAAATTACTATTGGCGATCGTCATAATTTTAAAATTGGTGATTTCGATGGTCCTTTAGATTTACTAGTAACTTTAATTAAAGAAAAAAATATTGATATTTTCGATGTCGATCTTTTTGAACTATCTACTCAGTATTTAAACATCATCAAACATTTACAAACTTATGAAATTGATTTGGCTAGTGAATATTTAGTTATGGCAGCTACTTTGCTACAACTAAAAGCAAGAATGGTGTTGCAAGATCCAACCATTGAAGAAGAAATCAAAGAAGAGAAAAAGCGCTTACTAGAGCAAATTGCTGAATATGAAAAATTCAAACAGATTTCGCAAGTATTACGTCAACAAGAACTTATTAGAGATAACTTTTTCACAAAAGAACCAGAGGAAACTGGTCAATATGAAAGAGAAATTGATGAAACAGTTCTAGACGGTCATGCTAATAGTTCAAGGTTAGTAGTAGCACTTAGAAAAATGTTTGAACGAACTTATGCCGAGATGATTAGAAGTATTAAAATCTCGACCGTTGCTGTAAGTCCTGAAGAGCAAAAGGAGAGAATTATTGCTTTGTTCAAAACAAAAGATTCACTAGATTTTAGAGAAGTTTTTAATGTTCCAACGATTGGCCACTTTGTAATTACATTGTTAGCGGTTCTTGATTTAGCTAGACAGCAAATTGTTGTGATTGAGCAAGATGGCGAAGATGCTAACATACGTTTCAAAAAAGGAGTTGAATATGAAGAATAA